A window of Chaetodon auriga isolate fChaAug3 chromosome 2, fChaAug3.hap1, whole genome shotgun sequence contains these coding sequences:
- the LOC143333490 gene encoding ras-related protein rab7 yields the protein MTSRKKVLLKVIILGDSGVGKTSLMNQYVNKKFSNQYKATIGADFLTKEVMVDDRLVTMQIWDTAGQERFQSLGVAFYRGADCCVLVFDVTAPNTFKTLDSWRDEFLIQASPRDPENFPFVVLGNKIDLENRQVTTKRAQAWCQSKNNIPYFETSAKEAINVEQAFQTIARNALKQETEVELYNEFPEPIKLDRNERAKPSAETCSC from the exons ATGACGTCAAGGAAGAAAGTGCTACTCAAAGTCATCATTCTTGGAGACTCTGG AGTTGGCAAGACCTCACTGATGAACCAGTATGTGAATAAGAAGTTCAGTAACCAATACAAAGCCACAATAGGTGCTGATTTCCTGACGAAAGAAGTCATGGTGGATGACAGACTTGTCACGATGCAG ATTTGGGACACAGCAGGTCAGGAGAGGTTCCAGTCCTTAGGCGTAGCGTTCTACCGTGGAGCAGACTGCTGCGTCCTGGTGTTTGACGTGACAGCACCCAACACCTTCAAGACTCTAGACAGCTGGAGGGACGAGTTCTTGATCCAGGCCAGTCCTCGAGACCCAGAGAATTTCCCCTTTGTGGTGCTGGGCAACAAGATTGACTTGGAGAACAGACAG GTAACAACCAAGCGAGCACAGGCTTGGTGTCAGAGCAAGAACAACATCCCGTATTTTGAAACCAGCGCCAAGGAGGCAATCAACGTGGAGCAGGCCTTCCAGACTATTGCACGCAACGCCCTTAAACAG GAGACCGAAGTGGAGTTGTACAATGAGTTCCCTGAGCCGATAAAGCTGGACAGGAACGAGCGAGCCAAGCCGTCAGCGgagacctgcagctgctga